In Epinephelus lanceolatus isolate andai-2023 chromosome 13, ASM4190304v1, whole genome shotgun sequence, the following are encoded in one genomic region:
- the LOC117270942 gene encoding protein CEBPZOS-like — MPPKPLEPLAKKLMKGLIALELLGVFGAYGLFYKMNNSQDFRNTMNKRLPSVLEVYYQSNEWAGVYGIREKDHAAWSAKQE; from the exons ATGCCTCCCAAACCTCTGGAGCCTCTGGCCAAGAAACTCATGAAGGGACTGATTGCACTGGAGCTGCTCGGGGTCTTTGGGGCGTATGGTCTCTTTTACAAGATGAACAACAGTCAAG ATTTCAGGAACACCATGAACAAGAGGTTACCTTCAGTCCTAGAAG TTTACTACCAGTCCAACGAGTGGGCGGGAGTCTATGGAATTCGAGAGAAAGACCATGCAGCCTGGTCAGCCAAACAGGAGTGA
- the LOC117271010 gene encoding hepatocyte nuclear factor 3-beta-like — protein MLSAVKMEGHEHPDWSGSSYYGETECYTAAGNMNSGLSMNSMSSYMSAPGMTGTGHMNAHYVNPVGVNHSSMPAGVSHSPGAMVQAGAGITGLGTALPPSMSSISPPPYGSIPGMSPVYGQACGIRSREPKPYRRSYTHAKPPYSYISLITMAIQQSGSKMLTLNEIYQWITDLFPFYRQNQQRWQNSIRHSLSFNDCFIKVPRLPDKPGKGSFWALHPDSGNMFENGCYLRRQKRFKCGKQPGKGDKEAGKSGPEGGSVTTSSTGSDSPHSSSSSPPSSEVKAAGVELKQHRGELLPSSPVRVPSPLANTQHLFSHHHHHHHHPLLLHEAALKPDHYHPHHHYSFNHPFSINNLMSEPQHHKLEPVVQYGGYGCPVSGALVAAKTGLDPAHTDTNYYRGVYSRPLMNS, from the exons ATGCTGAGCGCCGTTAAGATGGAGGGACACGAGCATCCAGACTGGAGCGGCAGCAGCTACTACGGAGAGACCGAG TGTTACACCGCAGCAGGAAACATGAACTCCGGTCTGTCCATGAACTCAATGAGCAGCTACATGAGCGCGCCTGGCATGACTGGCACCGGCCACATGAACGCGCATTACGTGAACCCGGTCGGGGTCAACCACTCCTCGATGCCCGCCGGAGTGTCACACAGCCCCGGGGCCATGGTGCAGGCCGGAGCCGGGATAACGGGCCTGGGCACCGCGCTGCCGCCGAGCATGAGCTCCATCAGCCCGCCGCCGTACGGCAGCATACCGGGGATGAGCCCGGTGTACGGCCAGGCCTGCGGCATCAGATCCCGGGAGCCCAAACCGTACCGGCGGAGCTACACGCATGCCAAGCCACCGTACTCGTACATCTCCCTGATCACCATGGCTATCCAGCAGTCCGGGAGCAAGATGCTCACGTTAAACGAGATCTACCAGTGGATCACGGACCTGTTCCCGTTTtaccggcagaaccagcagcggtGGCAGAACTCCATCCGACACTCGCTCTCCTTTAACGACTGCTTCATTAAGGTGCCGCGCTTACCGGACAAACCGGGGAAAGGCTCCTTCTGGGCCCTCCACCCGGACTCGGGGAACATGTTTGAGAACGGCTGCTACCTCCGGCGGCAGAAGCGCTTCAAGTGCGGGAAACAGCCCGGTAAAGGTGACAAGGAGGCGGGGAAGTCGGGCCCGGAGGGCGGCTCGGTTACCACCAGCAGCACCGGCTCCGACTCCCcgcactcctcctcctcatcccctCCGTCCTCAGAAGTGAAGGCAGCCGGTGTCGAGCTTAAACAGCACCGGGGTGAACTTTTGCCCTCCAGCCCTGTGCGCGTGCCCTCCCCGCTCGCGAACACCCAGCACCTTTTCtcccatcaccaccatcaccaccaccacccgcTGCTGCTGCACGAGGCCGCGCTGAAGCCGGACCACTACCACCCCCACCACCACTACTCCTTCAACCACCCGTTCTCCATCAACAACCTCATGTCCGAGCCGCAGCACCACAAACTGGAGCCGGTGGTGCAGTACGGAGGCTACGGCTGCCCGGTGTCCGGGGCGCTGGTGGCGGCCAAAACCGGCCTGGATCCCGCTCACACCGACACCAACTACTACCGCGGCGTGTACAGCAGACCCCTTATGAACTCCTGA